From the genome of Gopherus evgoodei ecotype Sinaloan lineage chromosome 5, rGopEvg1_v1.p, whole genome shotgun sequence, one region includes:
- the RELL1 gene encoding RELT-like protein 1 isoform X2 — translation MGLLGILICHMLQKKGYRCTTEAEQEIEEEKLREKIEMNESVNDNNDTVGRIVNIIMKNEANADMLKAMVADNSVCDPESPVSPTTPGSPTSPGTPLSPGDTPSKHNCRGHHLHTVGGVVEKGVCSRCSHKRWHLLKPTNKSKEPRKSRQGEVTVLSVGRFRVTKVEHKSTSKERKSLMSVNGVEVVNGEVPATPVKHGSREVPATPVRQGARGRTGTE, via the exons ATGGGCCTTTTGGGGATCCTCATCTGTCACATGCTTCAGAAAAAAGGGTATCGGTGTACAACAGAGGCCGAGCAAGAAATTGAAGAGGAAAAACTTCGCGAAAAGATAG AAATGAATGAAAGTGTAAATGACAATAACGATACTGTGGGGCGAATTGTCAACATCATTATGAAAAATGAAG CAAATGCTGATATGTTAAAGGCCATGGTGGCAGATAACAGTGTGTGTGATCCTGAAAG cccTGTGTCTCCTACCACTCCAGGCAGTCCTACAAGTCCAGGCACTCCTTTGTCACCAGGTGATACTCCATCAAAACATAACTGTCGTGGCCATCACTTGCATACAGTTGGGGGAGTAGTAGAGAAGGGTGTTTGTAGTCGCTGTAGTCACAAAAGATGGCACCTTTTAAAGCCAACCAACAAATCTAAAGAACCAAGAAAAAGCCGCCAAGGAGAAGTTACAGTACTTTCTGTGGGAAG ATTTAGAGTCACAAAAGTAGAGCACAAATCTACATCCAAAGAGCGGAAAAGCTTGATGTCTGTTAATGGTGTTGAAGTTGTCAATGGAGAAGTGCCTGCCACACCTGTCAAACATGGATCAAGAGAAGTTCCTGCCACACCTGTCAGACAAGGAGCAAGAGGGAGAACTGGCACAGAATAA
- the RELL1 gene encoding RELT-like protein 1 isoform X1: MAPWESAGVSPTQGAAAAQGNSSDLGNQDFPNILASHGLESTTTRAVGDHTGSGVHPEYLAYGLVPVFFIMGLLGILICHMLQKKGYRCTTEAEQEIEEEKLREKIEMNESVNDNNDTVGRIVNIIMKNEANADMLKAMVADNSVCDPESPVSPTTPGSPTSPGTPLSPGDTPSKHNCRGHHLHTVGGVVEKGVCSRCSHKRWHLLKPTNKSKEPRKSRQGEVTVLSVGRFRVTKVEHKSTSKERKSLMSVNGVEVVNGEVPATPVKHGSREVPATPVRQGARGRTGTE, from the exons GAAAtcaagattttcctaatattttgGCAAGCCATGGTTTAGAAAGTACTACGACTCGTGCTGTCGGTGATCACACAGGAAGTGGTGTGCATCCAGAATATCTTGCTTATGGGTTGGTTCCTGTCTTTTTCATCATGGGCCTTTTGGGGATCCTCATCTGTCACATGCTTCAGAAAAAAGGGTATCGGTGTACAACAGAGGCCGAGCAAGAAATTGAAGAGGAAAAACTTCGCGAAAAGATAG AAATGAATGAAAGTGTAAATGACAATAACGATACTGTGGGGCGAATTGTCAACATCATTATGAAAAATGAAG CAAATGCTGATATGTTAAAGGCCATGGTGGCAGATAACAGTGTGTGTGATCCTGAAAG cccTGTGTCTCCTACCACTCCAGGCAGTCCTACAAGTCCAGGCACTCCTTTGTCACCAGGTGATACTCCATCAAAACATAACTGTCGTGGCCATCACTTGCATACAGTTGGGGGAGTAGTAGAGAAGGGTGTTTGTAGTCGCTGTAGTCACAAAAGATGGCACCTTTTAAAGCCAACCAACAAATCTAAAGAACCAAGAAAAAGCCGCCAAGGAGAAGTTACAGTACTTTCTGTGGGAAG ATTTAGAGTCACAAAAGTAGAGCACAAATCTACATCCAAAGAGCGGAAAAGCTTGATGTCTGTTAATGGTGTTGAAGTTGTCAATGGAGAAGTGCCTGCCACACCTGTCAAACATGGATCAAGAGAAGTTCCTGCCACACCTGTCAGACAAGGAGCAAGAGGGAGAACTGGCACAGAATAA